The following DNA comes from Salvia splendens isolate huo1 chromosome 17, SspV2, whole genome shotgun sequence.
CTACTATGCTTTTCCCCAAGTACACCATTTTATATGTAGCTCTCATAGTGTAGAGCACTTTATGACAGGAAAAATCGATATTAGTCCCCTATACTTTAGGTCCCAATACTTTATTTTGCTAAAATCAAGTCTACATTAACATCAAGTCTTTATACTTCGATTATGTTAAACCAAGTCTACATTAACATCAGGTCTTTAATAGCATCCAAGAATTAGAAAAGCTATACATCAGTAAAGAACCCCTTACCTTCACCGAGATTATAGAACCAACCAAAGCTCTTGCAATCTCTTGGATAGACTTTTTGGGTTCTGCATGAATTGAATTCATCAAGAGCATAAGAAAAGATGACGTTGGCATAATAGTAAGAGAAGAAAGTAAACATGTATCGTCATTTATTCCGAAGGGGAAACGAAAGAGTTAGAAGTGCATAGAAGGAGAAAGTCAGATAATCTTCGAATTACTTAAGCTTGAATAGATTGAGTAAATCTATAAAATTTCTGGTATTTTAGACTTTCTCCTTAACCCTTTGTGTGATTTTCTGTATTATCCATTAAACTTTTTAAGTAACCAAATATTTATAATTGcaattagaaaaaaatagatTTCGCTGGTCAAATGTGTCACTGAAGAATCCATTAGGAGAAGAGATGGTGTAAAAGTTTTCATTGGATGATCACACGCTTTGTCACCGCAGAAGAGTAGTAAATTCTGTAATTTCACATGCTGCACTGCTCATCCCAAAACATCCACAAATTTCTACAAGTTTTTTGGCTTGACAATTGACATGACTTAGTTATCATcaataaatcaaatttttttaCACTAAATGAAACTGGATACTTATTAATTCAGCTAAATTCATTTAATAACATTATATTTGGACAATAGAAAAGTAATTTCCATTAGAATGTCGACCTTATAGGTGGAAATGTGTACCTCTGCATGAATGAGAAGGGCTCAACTGTGGATAGGGAAGAAACCCAAgaagagaataaaatttgatcaGCAAGCCACCACCATTGAATCCCTCAACTCTACCATCATAGGTGAGTCCTTTAGAGTGGTATGCCTTTGCCGCTTTCCAATCAGCAGACCTCTACTTCTTTGCATAACAAAGGAATAGATAAGAAGCTTGCATAAAATCAGAaccaaatattttatattagttgAACTTAAGCAGTATCAATCTTCTCCAAATCGCCTCAAGAGTTCTTACAAAGTAGGTAGCACTCAGTTCTGAAATAAGTACAACGTAAGATTGTGACCCAGAAAATGTGTAGACTAAGAACATTGACATCACATATGCACACAAGCAGCAGCATATTCACGAAAACCAGCAGACCACAATTATTATGGCTATTGGTTATTGCCCCAAATGCTTAATGCTTCATCAGCCACCCACCCACATTTCTTATGACATGGACATGGAGGAATTTTTCCATACATGATCTATGTAAAGTAAACTAACCATTTTTCTGCACTCTCAAGTGGATACAGAATTGGAGATCGTCACAGTCTCGTGTGAGCACATATAACATCAGAATATATTTTTTAGCTAAATAAACAAGGATAGTCAAATATGGTAGAAAGTAATTAAACATTTACAAGTTGCTGAGAGAGAAGGACACTCAAGTTTGGCTGACAAATTCCTAGCTAAAAGCATCCCAGAAGACTGCATTTATCAAGTTTCTAAACTGGAACAAAAATAGACTGAGAATAAGCATGAGAAAGGAGAATCATGACCAAAGATGAGACGGGTGAGATGAGatgcattttaatatttcatttaaacAGGTCAAAGATAAGCTTTTTTGGATTGTATAGAGATTGTGATGAGAATAAACTGATCATGAATTCATGATCACGGTCACGaattagagaatttaacacagTGATAATGCATTTGTCACCCACTTCTTTCTTATAAAACAGAGTACGCCATCGAATTATAATAGAGGAAAACACACACACCCGGGATTGTTTGAAATCATCGGTAAGCGAAGATTGATCGACGCCGTCATCGGTTTTGGTGGCGCTGCCGCTGGAAAGAGAAACTCTAGCTGGGGTTAATAAAGTTGGTCGCTTGGTCCAGAGATTGCTGAAATTAATCGAGGTTGGAGTGAGGGGTTTCTGAGAAGCGTTGTcggaggagatggagagaaACGCAAAGCCGCCTGAAGCTGATAATCCTACCAAAATAGGCATTGCGCAAAATGGAGAAGGTTTGTTTTTGTGGTTttgatttggtttggatttGGGATGATGCAGTGGAAATAGATGCGATTCATCGACGTGTCTTCTTCACATCCTTACTCGGTTGAAGAAGATtagtttcatttcattttcattaacAAAAACAAGATATGTTAGTAGAAAGCGATGAACACAATAATAAAATTGCTAGTATAAAAACCAGACTTCTATAGATCTAAATGGGTGTATTTAGGTAAAAACCATACTTCTATTTTATCGTACGGTCGACCGACCCCACCTTCAGCCCATGAGTAACATCGTAAAAGTTTCATTAATCTAATATCGGCCATTCTCTTTCTGTTGTGGGATTACGAGGACTTTGTCATAATGTATAATCAGAACATATATATATCTTATAAAATTGCAATTCATAACTTATATAACTATTAAATCATTTCCTTGCTAATATTATTTTTGCTCTATTTGTTTAGTATATTAACATTTATTCATATTATTTGGAACTTTTCTATCACTCAGAATGAGCTATGATAGTAACTTTATATGTTTCTAATTCTGTAAttagaattaataataaattgatTCGTATCgaacaataaaaaatttaaatgaaagaaaacatagtaatttattgaaaatttaGGTAGAGAActtttagtattttattatgtactaatatatttttttatttcaacttattatttctttgataaatttataatgTATAATACAGTTTCAGTAGTGAGTTTTTGCGCAAGATAAAGAGGGGGAGACGACAtcaaggccatgtttggttgacgggaaagtaaagttggcaaggaaaatgattcatgGGAATATGAATCCTAATAACTTTACCTtcatgtgtttggaaaatatcaagattttaaagtttatatttgatttaaacactaaactaaaaatatacttatcatctattatttataaaaaataataatacatattatttaataaattattaaatacaaatgataataattatattattttatttattattacgatgaatagtttaaatatggattatacatcataatatacaataatataataaataagattattattattattattattattattatatttactaaatttttaattgaataaattttataatttaaaattttactacaattttattgttaattactaatttataaagtaataattattaaattattatataattataattatatttaattatttaataaattattgttattattatgatagtaaaaaatatatataaatattaataatatagttataattatgataatttgaattatagttatttattatcctgaaattaagtatggtttatacttttaaattatttttaatacattgtaataaataataataataataataataataataataataataataataataataataatattaatgatgatgatgatgatgatgataataataataataataatatattgcattaaatatttaagaatcctaaaactgggaaaaagaataactgagaaaagttaggattcagaatcctgaaAAGTTGTACTAATTTTCCttgtttcaagattttgattagtttcccagtttgattaaaaacggaaacaaatataggaatttaaaatttaaggaatcagattacttttcTAGACAGAATCATGACAACCAAATATGGCCCAAAAGGTAAAAAGAATGCACCCTTGGATCCAACCGAGGCATATGAGTCCGACAAATCGACgataactttttcaaccaatgagttccatttcttaaaaatgtcTGGCGTTTCTTAAACCTTGATAAATTAATATCACAAAATTTCAACCAATGTGTTTTCGATCTCTACACACACACAGGCAGCACCACACACTCATCAGGAGATCGATCTTCTGAAAGTCGTGAAAAAGGCGTCCAGCCTCGGCCTGCAGTTCCCTCTCGCCGTCCGATTCCCCGATGTGCTGCGAAATCGGCTCGAATCGATTCAATCGGCGTTCGAATCGCGCGGCTACGGCGCACATTTTCAGGGGGTTTACCCTGTGAAGAGCAATCAGGACAGGTTTGTGGTGAAGGACATCGTTGAGTTCGGGTCGGGCTGGAATTCGGATCCAAACCGGAGCTTCTCTTAGCGATGAGCTGCCTCTGCAGCGGAAGCCCCGACGCGCTTCTGATCTGCAACGGATTCAAGGATGCAGAGTACGTTTCTCTCGCGCTTGTAGCGAAGAAACTGCACTTTAATTCCGTGATCGTGCTTGAGGAAGAGGATGAGCTCGACGCCGGCCGGAAACTGGGCATCCGCCCCTTGATTGGCCTGCGTGCGAAGCTGCGGACGAAGCACGCCGGCCATTTCGGCTCCACCTCCGGCGAGAAAGGTAAATTCGGCCTCACGACTGCACAAATTCTCCGAGTTGTGAAGAAATTAGGGCAATTTGAGATGGTCGATTGATTGCCTTTGCCTCCAATTGCTGCAGATTTGCAAGGACGACGGAGGGCAAGGGGGACATTTCCGTTCAAAAAGGAAGGGCATATAAGTCATGACAGacattagtatattttttttagtggAATGACTAATGGCTACCAAATGAtgtattaactcacaaaatatttGTACCAAACACCATCATAACAATGATTAGCTATTTAAAATCATAGAAAAATCCACTATATGGGAACTTCATAAACCTCACCATTTTCTACCAATCGCGCACccttataatataaaaatttatgaaATAGGCTATAGTCTCACGTCACGGTTTTTTTAGTGTCAATTAGATTAAAGAGACCCAATCTAGATCGGCCCAAGTCTTGTATTACCCGGTCCATGTCTGGCCCAATTGATTAAATACGGTGGCTGAATTTCATCACACTTTGGAAGATAATTCTGTTAATAAAGTCCATTATGCATTATACATTTGTACTCCATATCTAAAATAAATCATCAATTTACTGTTctactttgatttttttaaatcataTTTTGACGTATTCTTCACAATTCTTTAGATAGGATAAGTGGATTGGTAGTATTAATCGAGTATTCGGCTTCTTTATGTTAATTATGTATGGCCCTATAAATAACAAGGGCTCGCACTGTAGAAAGCAGAATTGGCCCAAAATCAATTCTCAAGGAAGAGTCAATAATTATATCTGCATCGAGAGCGGATGAGGCCAAAATACCTTACTTACCCTTCCATTTTTcgttttcccccaaaatcatttcttcctcatccataaaaattgaAGAACCCTACCTTTACACCGACGAAAATCTGCAGACGAAAAATACATCACAACGCTGTGATTCACTGCAAGGTATTTCATAATTCGGTGGACTTCTAGCAGATTCGCCATCGCGTAACGGATCAAGCAACGGCGTGTATATTACTCCCCCCAATTAGATCTGTCCCCAACTCTTCAGTCTATCTGGTGCAAGATTATTAACACCACCATCCAACTCTGCATTGTCACTGCAGGTTGTTTCAAATCCCGTCGGCATATTTTTGCAAATTCTAGTTCCCCGATCTTGTGTGCTGAAGAAAGACCACCCACGGCATTGAAGGTATTCCACATCCCCCATCCCCTAATATATTTGTTTTACATACTCAGTTAACAATCGTGTGTTGCTTCAAGCTCCCCAAATTTTACCCAACCAATTGAAGATAATAAATGGCGATTAAATTGCATACTTAGCTCAACTATCCCAACCCATTATGTACTACGCTTTATACGGTGTAAGATCCGAGGGGTCTCTGGTATATGCAGTTTTACAACAACGGGGAAGATGATTGCATACCGGGTGGTCGAAGGAGTATGGACTGCATTTTGAGTTGCTGGAACGATTCTGCACTCTACTCCAAACGTGAGTTCTCCAATTGAGGATGAAGCTTATTTATTGAGAGATTTACGCCGTCGAAAATTTTCAAAGTCGCGCCTAAATTTTGGCATTAGCGCGAAACGTGTTTTTGGCCTGGCAATTTTGGCAGAACATGATTGTTGCTCAATATAGTACtcaattaattattattctGTTGCCTCTATTTATTAAGAACTCGTTCGCTTTCTCTGATATGGGCAAAATTGGATTTATATCAGATCATTTATGGCCATTCGGTGTGTCAGATACTCTTttgaaaatacacatatatgCATCGGATTCAACTGTTTCCTTCGTAAATGAGTAAATTCATATATTGGAAAGGCGGTTCTTTTTTATCGATGCATCAAAATATTCGCCCAGTAGTGTGGTGCTATTTTCCCAAATTACCCACCTCACTTTCTCTTCCCCTTTTGCGCATTCCATTATTCCTCAGCCCCAAATTTTGAATTCACCTAACCCTAGCTGCTGTGGTCGCCGACTCTCCGGTATCTCGAAACACACCTCGACATCAAGCACCTCGTGACGATTTTAGGCCGCCTGCCCAAAAACTATTATCAGACACGGTTGTTGCTACGGTGTACCAACAACCCTTCCTTTTGACCCGATCACGGGTACGTGGGTAACGGGATATATACAAGTCACAAATTTGTAAGCTTACGAATGCCCATTTGCGTCGTTGCTCACGCGGTACACATAAATTCAGCAACTGAGCAATCCGGCTGCCTGGATTTGGGGATTTTCGAATACAACTCCACCCTCAAAAACATATTCCCTTCAACGAAGTTCACCTGATTAACCGGGGTAATAACCTCACGCTCATATGTttgctattttttttttgcataaatTGTGTACAGAATTTGGTATCCCTAATTTATCATAGTGACTCCCTCTCACTTGCTCTGTTATTAAGAATTCGTCTTCGAAATTGAGATACTGCACTGCTTATTTGTTGTAGAAGTTACTTGTGAACTTACTTACTCATGGTGTGAACTTACTTACTCAAGGTGTTAACTTACTTGTGAAGTTACGAGTAGAAgcaaaagtttcattttttggtTTGGTGTTAAAATACAACACAAGGATGAGATCACCATCAGAGGAAAATGAggaaaatgaagtgaaaaatgACCGCAATTAACGCTGGCATAATACAAAAAAATGGAGCAAGAAGCAAGTATAAGGACCGTAGGCAAAAAAGACAGTTTATGAAGAAGGAAGTGCCCTAGGGAGATACAATCTGTCATTTATTCTCGCGTGAACTTCCTTGCCGAGAGATACAGtctgtttttattttctgtCATTTATTCTCGCGTGAACTTCCTTGCCGGGAGATACAATCTGTTTTTATTTTGGAGCTCCACTTGGTAAATGGAAGGGATGTTTGTTTGTGAGAAAAGGAAGGTATTTTTGAATTTGTAAGTTTGAATCGACCTTCCACCTTTTTATTTCAACTACGCGGGACATAAATTTGTTTGAAATTTTTAAGGGCAAAATAGTCATTTCGAAATATTGGACCTTTTATGTAATGAGACGAAGCAGAAAGTTTGTTCCTAATCTGGGCGAATATTTCGATGTAACTAAACACGCACATAGTTGTGTAGAAATGTAAACTCGCCCATAGTTGTGTAGAAATGTAACGCAAATTTTCTATGTAGATCGAAAGTAAATGAAATGGGCAAGGATCCCCTGCTTCAAAACACagattttattgaataaaacgCTGGTATGGATCCTTTTATCTTATTtcttctccttttcttttatttaattgtctCTCTTCAAAATAGCACAGAGTAGGGGATCTGTTTCC
Coding sequences within:
- the LOC121773775 gene encoding arginine decarboxylase-like → MSCLCSGSPDALLICNGFKDAEYVSLALVAKKLHFNSVIVLEEEDELDAGRKLGIRPLIGLRAKLRTKHAGHFGSTSGEKDLQGRRRARGTFPFKKEGHISHDRH